One genomic window of Bradyrhizobium sp. CCGE-LA001 includes the following:
- a CDS encoding F0F1 ATP synthase subunit B family protein — MFFTPEFWVAVAFVILMVIFGYVGVFKTAMSALDHRAARIKAELDEAARLKQEAAKVLADYKVRTASAEREAADIIANANAEAERIAAEARAKMEDFVARRTKTAESKIALAEAQALADVRAAAAEAAVQAASTILSQSVKGQVADDLLAKGINEVRQKLN, encoded by the coding sequence ATGTTCTTCACACCTGAGTTTTGGGTCGCCGTCGCCTTCGTGATCCTGATGGTGATCTTCGGCTATGTCGGCGTGTTCAAGACGGCGATGTCGGCACTCGATCATCGTGCCGCTCGCATCAAGGCCGAGCTGGACGAGGCGGCGCGCCTCAAGCAGGAGGCAGCCAAGGTGCTGGCCGACTACAAGGTGCGTACCGCCAGCGCCGAGCGCGAGGCCGCCGACATCATCGCCAACGCCAACGCCGAAGCGGAGCGCATTGCAGCAGAGGCCAGGGCGAAAATGGAAGACTTCGTCGCCCGCCGGACCAAGACGGCGGAGAGCAAGATCGCGCTCGCCGAGGCCCAGGCGCTGGCTGATGTCCGTGCCGCCGCTGCGGAGGCTGCCGTCCAGGCCGCCTCGACGATCCTGTCGCAGTCGGTCAAGGGCCAGGTCGCCGACGACCTGCTCGCCAAAGGCATCAACGAAGTCAGGCAGAAGCTGAACTGA
- a CDS encoding F0F1 ATP synthase subunit B, with product MAESHGGAKATGAHTEADGGHHGGGFPPFESSTFASQLVSLAIAFVALYLIVSRFALPRVGGAIEARQNKIEGDLAEAQKLKDQSEAALKAYEGELASARARAQAIGNESREKANAQAEAERKALEEQLAAKLAEAEKTIASTRTTAMSNVRGIAADAAGTIVQQLTGVVPDAASINAAVDASLKG from the coding sequence ATGGCTGAAAGTCATGGCGGCGCCAAGGCTACCGGCGCTCACACCGAGGCCGATGGCGGTCACCACGGCGGTGGCTTTCCGCCGTTCGAGAGCAGCACCTTTGCTTCGCAGCTGGTGTCGCTCGCGATCGCCTTCGTCGCGCTGTATCTGATCGTCTCCCGGTTCGCGCTGCCGCGTGTCGGCGGTGCAATCGAGGCGCGTCAGAACAAGATCGAGGGTGACCTCGCCGAAGCGCAGAAGCTGAAGGATCAATCCGAGGCGGCGCTGAAAGCCTATGAAGGCGAGCTCGCGTCGGCGCGCGCGCGTGCGCAGGCGATCGGCAACGAGTCCCGCGAGAAGGCGAACGCGCAGGCGGAAGCCGAACGCAAGGCGCTGGAAGAGCAACTCGCCGCCAAGCTCGCTGAGGCCGAGAAGACCATCGCCTCGACCCGCACGACGGCCATGAGCAACGTGCGCGGCATCGCGGCCGATGCGGCCGGCACCATCGTTCAGCAGCTCACGGGCGTCGTTCCGGATGCAGCCTCGATCAATGCCGCCGTTGACGCGTCCTTGAAGGGTTAG
- a CDS encoding histidine kinase: MWRRLSFRTQLFLPLGAGLLSALILGGILLQTFATKQLADEHEPARRSIQTIAAALNNTLRASDDPQKILDAFVQSLDASTDIQFRRMEGGPPPAPKDLRSLKSVPQWFVNLITIPEMEAAFPVVIDGKHVGDIVFFPDMSADLFEKWMGFLALTSLVAALMVLTGTVAYAFAGSALRPLQHLGEGLTRMRRGDYAKPIPVGGPPEIRKSCEEANALAATLGQLSQDNRDLMHRLVSLQDDERRDLARELHDELGPLLFSIRAGTIALIEAARPAGNLGKSAQDVLQSVEALQHTNRRILDRLRPLYIEDLGLETSVQTLLRNFHKQAPHIGLTDTIDPGLNAIGGPLAQTVYRVIQEALTNVLRHAEANNVQVQAVVVEDTLVIEISDDGGGFPPDNVFGRGLTGMHERVRALSGSLSLLRAHERTYVRCRLPMQATRDAASSG, translated from the coding sequence ATGTGGCGGCGACTTTCATTCAGGACGCAACTGTTTCTTCCGCTCGGCGCGGGCCTTCTCTCGGCCCTGATCCTGGGCGGCATATTGCTGCAAACATTTGCAACAAAACAGCTGGCTGACGAGCATGAGCCGGCTCGACGTTCGATCCAGACCATCGCCGCCGCGCTCAACAACACTCTGCGCGCATCGGACGATCCACAAAAGATCCTCGATGCATTCGTTCAGTCCTTGGACGCCTCCACGGATATCCAATTCCGCCGCATGGAGGGAGGTCCTCCGCCCGCTCCGAAGGATTTGCGCAGCCTGAAGTCGGTTCCGCAATGGTTCGTCAACCTCATCACCATCCCCGAGATGGAAGCGGCGTTTCCGGTCGTCATTGACGGTAAACATGTCGGCGATATCGTGTTCTTCCCGGACATGTCGGCCGACCTGTTCGAGAAGTGGATGGGCTTCCTTGCGCTGACGAGCCTGGTCGCTGCCCTGATGGTGCTCACCGGCACAGTTGCCTATGCCTTCGCTGGTTCGGCCCTCCGGCCCCTGCAACATCTAGGCGAAGGTCTGACGCGGATGCGGCGCGGCGACTACGCGAAGCCGATCCCGGTCGGAGGACCTCCGGAGATCCGGAAAAGCTGCGAGGAAGCCAATGCGCTGGCAGCGACACTGGGGCAACTCAGTCAGGACAATCGCGACCTGATGCACCGCCTGGTATCGCTCCAGGACGACGAGCGGCGCGATCTCGCCCGCGAGCTGCACGACGAGCTTGGGCCTCTTCTGTTCAGCATCCGCGCCGGCACGATCGCGCTCATCGAGGCCGCACGGCCTGCGGGAAATCTCGGCAAGTCTGCGCAGGATGTGCTGCAATCGGTCGAAGCGCTTCAGCACACCAACCGCCGTATCCTCGACCGGCTGCGGCCGCTCTATATCGAGGACCTCGGTCTTGAGACCAGCGTGCAGACGCTGCTCCGGAATTTTCACAAGCAGGCACCGCATATCGGCCTGACGGACACGATCGATCCCGGTCTCAACGCGATCGGCGGACCGCTGGCCCAGACCGTCTATCGCGTGATCCAGGAGGCGCTGACCAACGTGCTGCGCCATGCCGAGGCCAACAATGTCCAGGTGCAGGCCGTGGTCGTCGAGGACACGCTCGTCATCGAGATCTCCGACGACGGCGGCGGCTTTCCCCCCGACAACGTCTTCGGCCGTGGCCTGACCGG
- a CDS encoding GNAT family N-acetyltransferase, with the protein MALFRLPSSGPAALAPRGNGLLLRAPQMSDFLQWAHLRESSRDYLTPWEPIWPSDDLTRSGFRRRLRRYSEDIAADRSYPFLIFRELDGAMIGGITLANVRRGIVQAGTIGYWVGQPHAHRGYMTAALRVLLPTLFGELNLHRVEAACIPTNAPSIRVLEKCGFSREGLARRYLCINGIWQDHLLFGLLHEDFRG; encoded by the coding sequence ATGGCTCTCTTTCGCCTGCCTTCCAGTGGACCCGCCGCCCTCGCGCCGCGCGGCAACGGGCTGCTGCTGCGCGCCCCGCAGATGTCGGACTTCCTGCAATGGGCCCATTTGCGCGAAAGCAGCCGCGATTACCTCACCCCCTGGGAGCCGATCTGGCCGTCGGACGATCTCACCCGGTCCGGCTTCCGCCGCCGCCTGCGCCGCTATTCCGAGGACATTGCCGCGGACCGTTCCTATCCGTTTCTGATCTTTCGCGAGCTCGACGGTGCCATGATCGGCGGCATCACGCTGGCCAATGTCCGCCGTGGCATCGTGCAGGCCGGCACGATCGGCTACTGGGTCGGGCAGCCTCACGCCCATCGCGGCTACATGACGGCTGCGCTGCGGGTGCTGCTGCCGACGCTGTTCGGCGAGCTCAACCTGCATCGCGTCGAGGCCGCCTGTATTCCCACCAATGCGCCGTCGATCCGGGTGCTGGAGAAGTGTGGCTTCTCCCGCGAAGGGCTGGCGCGCCGCTATCTGTGCATCAACGGGATCTGGCAGGACCACCTCCTGTTCGGCCTGCTGCATGAGGACTTCCGCGGCTGA
- a CDS encoding F0F1 ATP synthase subunit C: protein MDPQAAKFLGAGIACIGMGGAGIGVAFIFGNYLSAAMRNPAAAQGQFGNLIFGFAVTEALGIFSLLIALLLLFVPL from the coding sequence ATGGATCCGCAAGCAGCTAAGTTTCTCGGCGCGGGCATCGCGTGCATCGGCATGGGCGGCGCCGGCATCGGCGTGGCCTTCATCTTCGGCAACTATCTGTCAGCAGCCATGCGCAACCCGGCAGCTGCCCAGGGCCAGTTCGGCAACCTGATTTTCGGCTTCGCCGTGACCGAAGCGCTCGGCATCTTCTCGCTGCTGATCGCTCTGCTGCTGCTGTTCGTCCCGCTCTGA
- the thrC gene encoding threonine synthase has product MTRYISTRGEAPELGFCDVMLTGLARDGGLYVPATWPQLSAETIAGFFGRPYWEVAVDVIRPFAGGEISDAELGRMANEAYATFRHPAVVPLRQMSPHQFVLELFHGPTLAFKDVAMQLISRLMDHVLAKRGQRTTIVVATSGDTGGAAVDAFAGLENVDLIVLFPHGRISEVQRRMMTTTGAGNVHALAIEGNFDDCQALVKGMFNNHRFRDATSLSGVNSINWARIVAQVVYYFTSAVAVGAPARAVDFVVPTGNFGDIFAGYVAKRMGLPVRTLRIAANVNDILARTLKTGIYEVREVHATASPSMDIQISSNFERLLFEAGRRDAAGVRRLMEQLKQSGRFVLPDATLAAIREEFDAGRADETETAAAIRAAWREAGELVDPHTAVALAVADRDTTDTAVPNIVLSTAHPAKFPDAVEAACGQRPQLPAWLDGLMTKSEHMKVVKNDQAEVERFVLSVSRAAKQGVAG; this is encoded by the coding sequence TTGACTCGTTATATCTCGACCCGGGGCGAAGCCCCCGAACTCGGCTTCTGCGACGTGATGCTGACCGGGCTCGCCCGTGACGGTGGCCTGTATGTGCCGGCCACCTGGCCGCAGCTTTCGGCCGAGACGATCGCCGGCTTCTTCGGCCGTCCCTATTGGGAGGTCGCGGTCGACGTGATTCGCCCCTTTGCCGGCGGAGAGATTTCGGACGCCGAGCTCGGCCGCATGGCCAACGAGGCCTATGCCACCTTCCGCCATCCGGCCGTGGTGCCGCTACGGCAGATGTCGCCACACCAGTTCGTGCTCGAGTTGTTCCACGGGCCGACGCTGGCCTTCAAGGACGTGGCGATGCAGCTGATCTCGCGGCTGATGGATCACGTGCTCGCCAAGCGCGGCCAACGCACCACCATCGTGGTCGCAACGTCCGGCGACACGGGCGGTGCCGCAGTCGATGCCTTCGCGGGCCTCGAGAATGTCGATCTGATCGTGCTATTCCCGCACGGCCGCATCTCCGAGGTGCAGCGGCGGATGATGACCACGACGGGGGCAGGCAACGTGCACGCGCTCGCCATCGAAGGCAATTTCGACGATTGCCAGGCGCTGGTGAAGGGGATGTTCAACAATCATCGCTTTCGCGATGCGACCTCGCTCTCCGGCGTCAACTCGATCAACTGGGCGCGCATCGTCGCCCAGGTCGTCTACTATTTCACCTCGGCCGTTGCCGTCGGCGCCCCGGCCCGCGCGGTGGATTTCGTCGTGCCGACCGGCAATTTCGGTGACATCTTTGCCGGCTATGTCGCCAAGCGCATGGGGCTGCCGGTGCGGACCCTGCGCATCGCCGCCAACGTCAACGACATCCTGGCCCGCACGCTCAAGACCGGCATCTACGAGGTGCGCGAGGTGCACGCCACGGCGTCCCCGTCGATGGACATCCAGATCTCCTCGAATTTCGAGCGGCTGCTGTTCGAAGCCGGCCGACGCGATGCGGCGGGCGTGCGCCGCCTGATGGAACAGCTGAAGCAGTCCGGTCGCTTCGTGCTGCCCGATGCGACGTTGGCGGCGATCCGGGAGGAGTTCGACGCAGGGCGCGCCGACGAGACCGAAACCGCGGCGGCGATCCGCGCCGCCTGGCGCGAGGCAGGCGAGCTGGTGGATCCCCATACAGCGGTTGCGCTCGCGGTCGCCGACCGCGACACCACCGACACGGCGGTGCCGAACATCGTGCTCTCCACGGCCCATCCGGCCAAATTCCCCGACGCAGTCGAGGCGGCCTGCGGCCAGCGGCCGCAACTACCCGCCTGGCTTGACGGATTGATGACCAAATCCGAGCACATGAAGGTGGTGAAGAACGATCAGGCTGAGGTCGAGCGGTTCGTGCTGTCGGTCAGCCGCGCCGCAAAACAGGGAGTTGCCGGATGA
- a CDS encoding M16 family metallopeptidase, producing the protein MSVEISKLASGLTVVTDKMPHLETAALGVWAGVGGRDEKPNEHGISHLLEHMAFKGTTTRSSREIVEEIEAVGGDLNAGTSTETTSYYARVLKADVPLALDVLADILANPAFEPDELEREKNVIVQEIGAAQDTPDDVVFEHLNELCYPDQPMGRSLLGTAKTLRGFNRDMLRGYLSTHYRGPDMVVAAAGAVDHSQVVAEVEKRFASFEATPGPKPQSAQFGKGGAKVVHRELEQAHLTLALEGVPQTDPSLFSLQVFTNILGGGMSSRLFQEVREKRGLCYSIYTFHAPYTDTGFFGLYTGTDPADAPEMMEVVVDVMNDSVETLTEAEIARAKAQMKAGLLMALESCSSRAEQLARHVLAYGRPQTVQELVARIEAVSVESTRDAARALLSRSRPAVVALGSGRGLDTAVSFAEGLTRARAKARLH; encoded by the coding sequence ATGAGCGTCGAGATTTCCAAGCTTGCCTCCGGCCTGACCGTCGTCACCGACAAGATGCCGCATCTCGAGACCGCAGCGCTCGGGGTGTGGGCCGGCGTCGGGGGGCGTGACGAGAAGCCGAACGAGCACGGCATCTCGCATCTGCTCGAACACATGGCATTCAAGGGAACGACCACGCGCTCCTCGCGCGAGATCGTGGAGGAGATCGAGGCGGTGGGCGGCGACCTCAATGCCGGCACCTCGACCGAGACCACGTCCTATTACGCTCGGGTGCTGAAGGCCGACGTGCCGCTCGCGCTCGACGTGCTCGCCGACATTCTCGCCAATCCTGCCTTCGAGCCGGACGAGCTGGAGCGCGAGAAGAACGTCATCGTGCAGGAGATCGGGGCAGCGCAGGACACGCCCGACGACGTCGTGTTCGAGCATCTCAACGAGCTCTGCTATCCCGACCAGCCGATGGGCCGCTCGCTGCTGGGTACGGCCAAGACGCTGCGCGGCTTCAACCGCGACATGCTGCGCGGCTATCTGTCGACCCATTATCGCGGGCCCGACATGGTGGTGGCCGCCGCGGGCGCGGTCGACCACAGCCAGGTGGTTGCCGAGGTCGAGAAGCGTTTTGCGAGCTTCGAGGCGACGCCGGGACCCAAGCCGCAATCGGCCCAGTTCGGCAAGGGCGGCGCCAAGGTGGTTCACCGCGAGCTCGAGCAGGCGCATCTGACGCTGGCGCTCGAAGGGGTGCCGCAGACCGACCCCTCCCTGTTCTCGCTGCAGGTCTTCACCAACATCCTCGGCGGCGGGATGTCGTCGCGGCTGTTCCAGGAGGTGCGCGAGAAGCGCGGCCTCTGCTACTCCATCTACACCTTCCACGCGCCCTACACCGACACCGGCTTCTTCGGCCTCTACACCGGCACCGATCCCGCCGACGCGCCGGAGATGATGGAGGTCGTGGTCGACGTCATGAATGATTCGGTGGAGACGCTGACCGAGGCCGAGATCGCGCGGGCCAAGGCGCAGATGAAGGCCGGCCTCTTGATGGCGCTGGAGAGCTGCTCGTCCCGTGCCGAGCAGCTCGCCCGCCATGTGCTCGCCTATGGCCGACCGCAGACGGTGCAGGAGCTGGTGGCCCGGATCGAAGCCGTCAGCGTCGAATCGACCCGGGATGCGGCACGTGCGCTGCTTTCGCGCAGCCGCCCTGCGGTTGTCGCATTGGGCAGCGGCAGGGGTCTGGACACGGCGGTGTCTTTTGCGGAAGGATTGACCCGGGCGCGCGCCAAGGCGCGACTGCATTAG
- a CDS encoding response regulator transcription factor has translation MQDTAKPATRVLIVDDHPVVLSGCRTLFASDHSIRIDEATDAKSGHRAYVSKRPDVTVIDISLPDVSGFELMRRIRKDDPDAKIIMFSMNDDPAFVVRAVELGAQGYVSKGDDPRILLKAVRKVVAGDNFISPQLAEAVTFSGAAIKANPASQMTPRELEILRLLGRGDKIVEVAEALGISYKTVANTTSLLKQKLGAKNHSDLIRIAVEIGMN, from the coding sequence ATGCAAGATACCGCCAAACCCGCGACCCGGGTCCTGATCGTCGACGACCATCCGGTGGTGCTGTCCGGTTGCCGCACCCTGTTCGCGTCCGACCACTCGATCCGTATCGACGAGGCGACCGACGCCAAATCCGGGCATCGTGCCTATGTCAGCAAGCGGCCTGACGTTACCGTGATCGACATCAGCCTGCCCGATGTCTCCGGATTCGAGCTGATGCGGCGCATCCGCAAGGACGATCCGGACGCCAAGATCATCATGTTCAGCATGAACGACGATCCGGCCTTCGTGGTGCGGGCGGTAGAGCTTGGAGCCCAGGGCTATGTTTCCAAGGGAGACGACCCCAGGATCCTGCTGAAGGCTGTGCGCAAGGTGGTCGCGGGCGACAATTTCATCTCACCGCAGCTTGCGGAAGCCGTGACGTTTTCCGGCGCGGCAATCAAGGCCAATCCAGCCTCGCAGATGACGCCGCGGGAACTTGAGATTCTCCGCCTGCTCGGACGCGGCGACAAGATCGTCGAGGTCGCGGAAGCGCTCGGCATCTCCTACAAGACCGTCGCGAACACCACGTCGCTGCTCAAGCAGAAATTAGGGGCCAAGAACCATTCCGACCTGATCCGGATCGCCGTGGAAATCGGGATGAACTGA